Within the Clostridium scatologenes genome, the region TGAAATGCTGTCATAGATTTTAATGCTGGAATTACACAAGGAAGACCAAAATATAGCATAAATAACTGTGCTACAAGTGGTGTTGCTCTAAAAAATGTAATATATACGCCAAATACCTGGGATAGACCCCATACTTTATAATATCTAACAATTGATATTATAACAGACAGCAATAATGTAAATATTAGCGATATTAAAGATATTTCAATTGTTAACTTCAATGATGGTAAAACAATTGGAAATAGCTTAATAAACCATTGAAAATCAAAATTCATTTATTTATCCCCCATACTATTTGCAGTTACTGTATTCACAAATTTTCTAATTCTCTCATTTGTACAATTTTCAAATATCTCTTTAGGAGTTCCCATTCCTGCAATATAACCATCTTCTAAAAAGATCATTTTATCAGCAACCTCTTTTGCAAATTTCATTTCATGAGTTACAATCAACATTGTTTTGTTATGTTCTGCTGCCAGTTGTTTAATTACAGTCAACACTTCTCCAACTAATTCAGGATCTAAAGAAGATGTAGGTTCGTCAAATAAAATCACATTTGCATTCACAGCCATGGCTCTTGCAATTCCTATTCTTTGCTGCTGCCCACCAGACATTTCTTTTGGATATGCATCCCTTTTATCTAAAAGTCCTACTTTTTTAAGTAAGGCAACAGCTGTCTCTTCAGCTTCCTTTTTACTTTTCTTTTGTACTGTTACCATAGGTTCCATGATATTTTGAATAGCAGTTTTATTTTTCAATAAATTATAATTTTGAAAAACCATAGATGTTTTTTGCCTTAATTTGTAAATATCTTTCTTAGAAGCAATTTTAGCATCTACAGTAAAACCATCTATTGTAATTTTACCTTCTGTAGGCTTTACTAAAAAATTAAGACAACGAAGGAATGTGGATTTACCTGTACCTGATGGGCCAATCAATACTATAACCTCACCTTTTCCTATCTCAATACTAATATCTTTTAAAATAACAGATTGTCCAAATTGCATTTTTAAATGTTCAATCTTAATCATTTTTTATGTTTCACCTACCCTTCTATGTATTAGTAAACATTTGCCAAAAGCAAGGAACATATTCTTACATTATGATATCTTATTACTTATTTATTCATTGTTTGACAATTATCTTCAAATGTCATTATATTATTGCATATTGATTACTGTCAATTAATTATCATATTATTAAATGTTTGTCATTCTAATCATAAATAATACTTATATTATTATAAACAATATTAAATTATAGCAAATTTTAATTATAATTATATAAAACTCATAGTTTCATTATTAACACTTACATAAATCTTTGAACTTTCTTTATATATTGAAAAATAAACATAAGTTTCATATACTATATCTAAGCACAAAATAAATTTTGGGGGTGTATTAAATGGATAAAAATACTGAATGGCTGGTAGATCAGAAGGTTAAAAGAACCATGGAAGCCTTAGAAAAGAATAATATGGAAGCATATTTT harbors:
- a CDS encoding amino acid ABC transporter ATP-binding protein — encoded protein: MIKIEHLKMQFGQSVILKDISIEIGKGEVIVLIGPSGTGKSTFLRCLNFLVKPTEGKITIDGFTVDAKIASKKDIYKLRQKTSMVFQNYNLLKNKTAIQNIMEPMVTVQKKSKKEAEETAVALLKKVGLLDKRDAYPKEMSGGQQQRIGIARAMAVNANVILFDEPTSSLDPELVGEVLTVIKQLAAEHNKTMLIVTHEMKFAKEVADKMIFLEDGYIAGMGTPKEIFENCTNERIRKFVNTVTANSMGDK